In the Chelonoidis abingdonii isolate Lonesome George chromosome 13, CheloAbing_2.0, whole genome shotgun sequence genome, one interval contains:
- the LOC116824944 gene encoding LOW QUALITY PROTEIN: cholinesterase-like (The sequence of the model RefSeq protein was modified relative to this genomic sequence to represent the inferred CDS: inserted 1 base in 1 codon; deleted 1 base in 1 codon): protein MGQCIHPMSSWPHTTSQALCLRLVLAQQITPCGWFFXLPASAMLALLPALPCLLLLLSLLGPGSASDDGTVVLTSSGPVRGKHLLVGSSTVTAFLGIPYAKPPMGPLRFKKPVPHKPWRHVLEATSYGNSCPQQVFSGYPGSAMWLPTTPLSEDCLFLNLWVPQPQPPALVPILVWIHSGGFFLGTASLDIYDGRFLAAAESVIVASMNYRLGALGFLSLPPAAPGNAGLWDQRLALRWLQNNAAAFGGDPAQIMLFGQSTGGASVAFHLLSPGSRHLFARAALQSGVANAPWASLSAKEARERARALGRLMGCGKGSDGAVVDCLKRKDSEDFVQHDFTITRNKRLVDFPFLPTVDGDFLSDEPRRLLEAGHIHTKPILTGITANEGSMFLMFGAPGFSLENDSLISWEELVEGVRFMVPGLPNVSIQAAALRYSQEGKGRGLAQHRWAMNQAASDYLFLCPMTELAGQLAKAGIPAYVYFFAHRSSGSLWPHWMGAVHTTELLYLFGTLASEGGANHTHTEAEAALSRRVMRYWAEFARSGSPTGTGRSKGHWPLYNNTEKNFFHISKNESQVKGPLPTRHCSFWARLERISGPKGKRWCREGERHQFHSLHQGRRNPELPGEEL, encoded by the exons ATGGGGCAGTGTATCCATCCCATGTCATCCTGGCCCCACACCACCAGCCAGGCTTTATGTCTC CGCCTGGTACTGGCCCAACAAATAACTCCCTGTGGGTGGTTCT CCCTTCCAGCTTCTGCCATGCTGGCActcctccctgcactgccctgcctgctgctgctcctctccctgctaggccctggctctgcctccGATGATGGCACTGTGGTGCTCACCAGCAGTGGTCCCGTCCGGGGCAAGCACCTCTTAGTCGGCTCCAGCACAGTCACCGCCTTCCTGGGCATCCCCTACGCCAAGCCCCCCATGGGGCCCTTGCGCTTCAAGAAGCCAGTTCCCCACAAGCCTTGGAGACACGTTCTTGAGGCCACCAGCTATGGCAACTCCTGCCCGCAGCAAGTGTTTTCTGGTTACCCTGGCAGTGCCATGTGGCTGCCTACTACACCGCTGTCAGAGGACTGCCTCTTCCTGAACCTCTGGgtaccccagccccagccccccgctCTGGTCCCCATCCTCGTCTGGATCCACAGCGGGGGATTCTTCCTCGGCACAGCCTCCCTTGACATCTATGATGGGCGCTTCTTAGCCGCTGCTGAGAGCGTCATTGTGGCCTCCATGAACTACCGGCTGGGGGCGCTGGGCTtcctctcgctgccaccagccgccCCAGGAAATGCCGGCCTGTGGGACCAGCGCCTGGCACTGCGCTGGCTTCAGAATAATGCAGCTGCTTTTGGTGGGGACCCAGCACAGATAATGCTATTTGGCCAGAGCACTGGTGGTGCATCGGTTGCCTTCCACCTCCTCTCACCAGGGAGCCGGCACCTCTTTGCCCGGGCTGCGCTGCAGAGCGGAGTTGCCAATGCACCTTGGGCTTCGCTGAGCGCAAAGGAGGCCAGGGAGAGAGCCCGGGCACTCGGACGACTGATGGGCTGTGGCAAGGGCAGTGATGGTGCTGTAGTAGACTGTCTGAAGAGGAAAGATTCAGAGGATTTTGTCCAACATGATTTCACCATCACAAGGAACAAGAGGCTGGTTGATTTCCCCTTCTTGCCCACGGTGGATGGGGATTTCCTCTCTGATGAGCCACGGCGGCTGCTGGAGGCCGGGCACATCCACACCAAACCCATCCTCACCGGCATCACTGCCAATGAAGGCTCCATGTTCCTGATGTTCGGCGCTCCCGGATTCAGCTTGGAGAATGACAGCCTAATCagctgggaggagctggtggagggGGTAAGGTTCATGGTGCCAGGATTGCCAAATGTCTCCATCCAGGCAGCAGCGCTGAGGTACAGCCAAGAGGGGAAGGGGCGTGGCCTGGCACAGCACCGCTGGGCCATGAACCAAGCTGCCAGCGACTATCTTTTCTTGTGTCCCATGACTGAGTTGGCTGGGCAGCTGGCGAAGGCTGGGATCCCCGCGTATGTCTACTTCTTTGCACACCGCTCTTCTGGCTCGCTCTGGCCCCACTGGATGGGGGCGGTGCACACCACCGAGCTACTCTACCTCTTCGGGACCCTGGCATCCGAGGGGGGAGCCAACCACACACACACGGAGGCCGAGGCGGCATTAAGCCGTAGGGTGATGCGGTACTGGGCAGAGTTTGCCAGGAGTGG GAGTCCCACAGGGACAGGCAGGAGCAAGGGGCACTGGCCCCTCTACAACAACACAGAGAAGAACTTCTTCCACATCAGCAAGAATGAGTCTCAGGTCAAAGGGCCATTGCCCACGCGGCACTGCAGCTTCTGGGCACGTCTTGAGAGGATCTCCGGACCCAAGGGTAAGCGATGGTGTAGGGAAGGGGAAAGGCATCAGTTTCACTCACTCCACCAGGGCAGAAGGAACCCTGAGCTGCCTGGTGAGgagctctga
- the LOC142047685 gene encoding uncharacterized protein LOC142047685 isoform X1 has translation MQENCENVTSLGTLSPNTGTDSCLDSLSVPAGDVMVSENEEESPQQKSLEQVEPRRILLGRPEVGIFQSSELGESCETQHRPEGQLGKPPGDGQGKSNHHGDDLEDLNGTTVQVRISTKEKRHECAECGKSFNQRSNLIVHQRVHTGERPYSCPDCRKSFKQSSDLLRHQRIHTGERPYRCPICGKSFNQSSELSKHQRTHTGEKPYKCPECGKNFNQSSELVKHQRIHTGERPYRCLDCGETFSQSSHLTVHQRIHTGERPYICPKCGESFSVRSALTTHQRIHTGEKPYKCPICEERFSQVSALITHERIHSGERPYKCPNCGKSFTQSSALIRHQRTHMGETPYKCLDCGKSFKAKVSLMSHQKLHAG, from the exons ATGCAGGAGAATTGTGAGAATGTGACTTCACTGG GTACCCTTTCCCCCAACACAGGGACTGACtcctgtctggattctctctctgtcccagcaggtgaTGTGATGGTGAGTGAGAATGAGGAAGAAAGTCCTCAGCAGAAAAGTCTTGAGCAAGTGGAACCACGTAGGATATTGCTGGGAAGACCTGAAGTGGGTATTTTCCAAAGTTCTGAGCTGGGAGAATCCTGTGAGACTCAACACAGGCCAGAGGGGCAACTGGGAAAGCCCCCAGGAGATGGACAAGGAAAATCCAATCACCATGGGGATGATTTGGAGGATCTCAATGGGACCACAGTGCAGGTGAGAATCAGCACTAAAGAGAAACGGCATGAATGtgctgagtgcgggaaaagcttcaaccAGAGATCAAACCTGATTGTACATCAGAGAgttcacacaggagagagaccttacAGCTGCCCTGACTGCAGGAAAAGCTTCAAGCAGAGTTCGGACCTTCTTCGACATCAAAGAAttcacacaggagagaggccTTACCGATGTCCCatctgtgggaaaagcttcaatcagagctcAGAACTTAGTAaacatcagagaacccacacgggagagaaaccctataagtgccctgagtgtgggaaaaacttcaatCAGAGCTCAGAACTTGTTAAACATCAGAGAattcacacaggagagagaccctataggTGCTTGGACTGTGGAGAAACCTTTAGCCAGAGCTCACACCTTACTGTGCATcaaagaatccacacaggagagagaccctatataTGCCCCAAGTGTGGAGAAAGTTTCAGTGTGAGATCAGCCCTTACTACACATCAGAGGATCcatacaggagagaaaccctataaatgccccATCTGTgaagaaagattcagtcaggtCTCAGCCCTTATTACACATGAGAGAATACACTccggagagagaccctataaatgccccaactgtgggaaaagcttcacgcAGAGCTCAGCCCTAATTAGACATCAGAGAACCCATATGGGAGAGACACCCTATAAATGcctagactgtgggaaaagcttcaaagCGAAGGTCTCTCTAATGTCCCACCAGAAACTGCATGCAGGATAA
- the LOC142047685 gene encoding uncharacterized protein LOC142047685 isoform X2: MQENCENVTSLGDVMVSENEEESPQQKSLEQVEPRRILLGRPEVGIFQSSELGESCETQHRPEGQLGKPPGDGQGKSNHHGDDLEDLNGTTVQVRISTKEKRHECAECGKSFNQRSNLIVHQRVHTGERPYSCPDCRKSFKQSSDLLRHQRIHTGERPYRCPICGKSFNQSSELSKHQRTHTGEKPYKCPECGKNFNQSSELVKHQRIHTGERPYRCLDCGETFSQSSHLTVHQRIHTGERPYICPKCGESFSVRSALTTHQRIHTGEKPYKCPICEERFSQVSALITHERIHSGERPYKCPNCGKSFTQSSALIRHQRTHMGETPYKCLDCGKSFKAKVSLMSHQKLHAG; encoded by the exons ATGCAGGAGAATTGTGAGAATGTGACTTCACTGG gtgaTGTGATGGTGAGTGAGAATGAGGAAGAAAGTCCTCAGCAGAAAAGTCTTGAGCAAGTGGAACCACGTAGGATATTGCTGGGAAGACCTGAAGTGGGTATTTTCCAAAGTTCTGAGCTGGGAGAATCCTGTGAGACTCAACACAGGCCAGAGGGGCAACTGGGAAAGCCCCCAGGAGATGGACAAGGAAAATCCAATCACCATGGGGATGATTTGGAGGATCTCAATGGGACCACAGTGCAGGTGAGAATCAGCACTAAAGAGAAACGGCATGAATGtgctgagtgcgggaaaagcttcaaccAGAGATCAAACCTGATTGTACATCAGAGAgttcacacaggagagagaccttacAGCTGCCCTGACTGCAGGAAAAGCTTCAAGCAGAGTTCGGACCTTCTTCGACATCAAAGAAttcacacaggagagaggccTTACCGATGTCCCatctgtgggaaaagcttcaatcagagctcAGAACTTAGTAaacatcagagaacccacacgggagagaaaccctataagtgccctgagtgtgggaaaaacttcaatCAGAGCTCAGAACTTGTTAAACATCAGAGAattcacacaggagagagaccctataggTGCTTGGACTGTGGAGAAACCTTTAGCCAGAGCTCACACCTTACTGTGCATcaaagaatccacacaggagagagaccctatataTGCCCCAAGTGTGGAGAAAGTTTCAGTGTGAGATCAGCCCTTACTACACATCAGAGGATCcatacaggagagaaaccctataaatgccccATCTGTgaagaaagattcagtcaggtCTCAGCCCTTATTACACATGAGAGAATACACTccggagagagaccctataaatgccccaactgtgggaaaagcttcacgcAGAGCTCAGCCCTAATTAGACATCAGAGAACCCATATGGGAGAGACACCCTATAAATGcctagactgtgggaaaagcttcaaagCGAAGGTCTCTCTAATGTCCCACCAGAAACTGCATGCAGGATAA